From the Selenomonas sp. oral taxon 920 genome, the window CGTCCTCGCCGCCGAGCTCGACCGCCGTCGTTGTCTCCGGTATGAGGCGGCGCACGGCAGAGGCACAAGCAATGACCTCCTGCACAAACGGCAGACCGATGCGTTGAGCGATTCCCATGCCCGCAGAGCCCGTGAGTGCAAACGAGAATTTCGCTTCGCCCACCACATCTTTCAGCTGTTCCAGATTTTCCTGCAGCGCCTTCCCGATCTCCGAGAAATGCCGTGCATAGTTCTTGTAGAGGATCTCATGCTCCTCCCCGAGAACAACCAGCTTGATCGTCGTCGAACCGACATCCACCCCGACACGAAATGGGGATTCCAAAATAACACCACCTATCTGAATCTGTATAAAGTCATACAGATTTACTTCAATTAAGCCATATTAAATAGGAAAGCCTTTTTAGGCTTCCCTATTTTAACGTATTTCACAGGACTATGCAAGTGTAGGAAACACAGTTCTATCATATCCAATTTTGGAATAATGAATCTAAATCTCCATCAAATATTATATGGTGCGGCGAGTTTCTTGAAGTAATTGCGTGCCTTCTGCATCGTGCGAATGATTGGCTCCATGAGCTTCGGCTGGCGAATGACCGTGCGGATAATCGCCTTGCGCAGCTGACGATACTCTGCGTCAAAGTCACGCATGACATCCTCCATCTCCGCCTCGACCGAGACCGATGGGATATTCGAGTGGATGAGATTCGCGCTCCGCCCCTGCATTGTCACGATATCTCCGAGGAACGGTGCGTAGACCTCCCAGCCGAGCTCCTCCTGAATCCGCTCTTTAAGTGCCTCCTGCGCCTGCCCCTCGCCGTGGACGAGGAACACCTTTGCAGGGCTCGGGCTGCGAATCGAGCGCATCCAATCAACGATCTGCACGGCATCTGCATGTGCCGAGAATCCCTCGAGCACCTGAATCTGTGCCTTGACCGCAATCTCCTCACCGAGTACACGCACGCGCTTGATGCCGTCGACGAGCCGCCGTCCGAGACTCCCCTCCGCCTGATAGCCGACGAAGAGGATCGTCGACTCCGGCCGCCAGAGATTATGCTTCAAATGGTGCAGCACGCGCCCCGCATCCGCCATGCCCGAGGCTGACAGGATGATCGCCGATCCTTCGGCGGAGTTCAGCGCCCGCGACTCCGCCGCCGTCTCCGCAATACGTACCTGCGGAAACGCGGGAATCGTCCCCTGCTCTCCAAAGAATGCGATCGTATCCTCATCGAAGTCCTCATAGTTCTTGAGGAACACGCGCGTCGCCTGAATCGCAAGCGGACTGTCGATGATGATGGGGATGTCTCCGTCAAGCCGCCCCGCCTTCCACAGATTGTAGAAATAGTAGAGCAGTGTCTGTGTCCGTCCGACAGCAAAGGATGGGATGATGACATTGCCGCCGCGATCCATCGTATCACGGATCACCTCGAGGAGCGCCGTCTCCTTGTCATAGTCACGATGAATGCGGTCGCCGTACGTGGACTCGACGAACAGGAAATCCGCGCCCGTGATCGCCTCCGGGTCGCGCAGGATGGGTTGGTTCGGCTGACCGAGATCGCCCGAAAAGACGAGCTTCGTCTCCTGCCCATGCTCCTCCACTACGATTTCGAGGATTGCAGAGCCGAGGATGTGACCTGCGTCGCGGAAAGTAAGCCTGAGATCATCCACCTGCAGCGTGGACTGATAGGCGACCGGCTCGAACAGCTCAAGCGCGGCAAACGCATCCGCCTGCGTGTAGAGCGGTGTGATCGGCGCCTCACTGCGGCGCGCATTTTTGCGGTTAAACAGTTCTGCGTCGCTCTCCTGGATGTGCGCCGAGTCCGGCAGCATGATGCGGACAAGGTCGCAGGTCGAGCGCGTCGCATAGACCTTGCCGCGAAATCCCTCGCGCACGAGGCGCGGGATACGCCCGCAGTGGTCGATATGTGCGTGCGTCAAAAAGACCGCCTCAATCTCGGCAGGATTGAAGGGGAAATCCTCATAGTTCATCTCACGCAGACGGCGGGTCCCTTGATACATACCGCAGTCCACAAGATATCTGTGATCCCCCACATGAAGCAGATAGCACGAGCCCGTGACCACGTGCGCAGCGCCCAAAAATTCGAGCCGCATAAGACAGCCTCCCTTCGGATTCACCGTTTCTTTTCTTATATCTGTAAAATTCGGAATCCATCAAAAAAATCCTGCTTTTTGCAGGATTTTATGGTACACTGAATACATGGACAACGAGCGAAACGGAGGAAACGCCATGAAAAAAATCGGATTCATCGGGCTTGGCATCATGGGCGCTGCAATGGCGGGACATCTTATGGATGCGGGCTACGAACTCAGCGTCTACAACCGCACGAAGTCGAAGGCAGACGCGCTCCTCGCGCGCGGCGCGAAATACTGCAGCAGTCCCGGTGCATGTGCACGCGGACAAGACGTTGTCATCACCATTGTCGGCTACCCGAAGGACGTGGAGGAGATCTACCTCGGTGCGGACGGCATTCTTGAAAATCTCGCGTCAGGTGCCTACACTGTAGACATGACAACCTCCTCCCCCGCGCTTGCCGAGCGTATCTATCGGGAGGCGCAGCAGCGCGGCATAGCAGCGCTCGATGCACCTGTCACAGGCGGTGACATGGGCGCGCGAAACGCCACACTGAACATTCTCGTCGGCGGAGATGAGGATGCATTCCACGCCATGCGTCCGGTCTTTGCCGCGATGGGCAAGAACATCGTCTATGAGGGAGCTGCCGGTGCAGGGCAAAAGACGAAGGCAGCCAATCAGATTGCGATCGCCGGAACGCTTGCGGGTGCGTGTGAAGCATTTGCTTACGCGCGGGCGGCAGGGCTCGATATCGAGAAGGTCTACGCCTCGATCTCGGGCGGTGCGGCGGCGAGCTTCCAGATGAGCAACATGATTCGCATGGCACTCGACGGCAATTTCAATCCTGGCTTTATGATCAAGCATTTCGTCAAGGATATGACAATCGGCGCAGAGACAAGCAAGGAATACGGCATCGACCTTCCCGTTCTGGAGCAGGTTCTGCGCGAAGCACGCGCCCTCGAGGAGCGCGGCGGCGGCACAGACGGGACGCAGAGCCTGCTGCGGTATTATGAATCGTTTTGATGTGTCATGCGTGTTCCTCACAAACAACTCGTTACGCACGTAGTGGGCACGTTCTGCTTGCTCTGCTGGGGTTTGTTTCTGGACACCGCACTGCAAAGAGCATCTTTGCGCCGCAAAATTACCGCCCGCGCCAAATGCGCACCATCTCCGCAGCGGCAGCATAGGGATGCTCCGCCCCCGCAACGGCGCTGATGACAAAGAAGCCTTCCACGCCCGTCGCTTTTAGCGCAGGCAAATCCCCCGTCTTCACCCCGCCGCCGACAACCACGGGCACGGGACTCACGCGATGCAGCTGCGCCAGTTCCTCAAAGCTGCGCGTCACAATCTTCCCCGTAGCCGTACGCCCCGCCTCGGGCTTTGTCGGCGTTGCGTGCAGAGGTCCTGCACCGAAATAGTCGATGCACGCGGTATCACAGCCTGACACATAGTCAAGCAATTCAGCCGTACGTGCAGAGAGTCCGACAATCGCATCTCTGCCGAGATACGTGCGGCAGACATCGGGCGGGATATCCGTCTGCCCGACGTGTACACCGTCTGCCTTGATTCCCTGCTCCCGCGCCGCAAGCACAGCATCAAGCCGATCGTTGATCACGAGTGCAACCGTATCGGACTTCTCCTGTGCGGCAATCACGTCCGCAGCCGCACGCGTCAGGTCGATCACTTCACGCGCATCTGCATGCTTCGCACGAATCTGAACGAAGGTGAACCCCGCGTGCAGCGCCTCGGCAATCACGCGCGCGACGGGACGCCCGCCCGTATTCTCGGGGCCAATCACAAGATAGGCAGACAGATCGAATTTGTTTCGCATGGGTATAACCTCCTACAAAAAATCCCCGCCAAACGGCGGGGATTTTTCTATCAAAGCCGCATGGCTCAGTAGTTCTGCACAAGCTGCTGGAAGAAAGACTGCGGATGGTCACAGACCGGGCACTTCATCGGAGCCTTCGGGCTCTCGCAGACATAGCCGCAGTTGAGGCACTGCCAGATGATCTTCTCATCACGTGCGAACACTGTGCCCTCATCCACCTTCTGCAGGAGGAGTTTATAGCGGGCATCGTGCTCCTTCTCAATCTTGCCGACAGCGTCAAAGAGCCGCGCAATCTTATCGAAGCCCTCTTCGCGTGCCACGCGCGCGAACTCGGGGTACATGCTCGTCCACTCTTCGTTCTCTCCGGAAGCGGCATCGGCGAGGTTTGCCTTCGTATCGCCAACGCCATGCACGAGTTTAAACCAGATCTTTGCGTGTGCCTTCTCATTGGTCGCCGTCTCGTTGAAGATGTTCGAGATCTGCGTGTAGCCGTCCTTCTTCGCCTGCGACGCATAGTAGAGATACTTTGTGTGTGCCTGTGACTCTCCGGCAAATGCCGCCCAGAG encodes:
- the rbr gene encoding rubrerythrin, producing MELKGSQTEKNLWAAFAGESQAHTKYLYYASQAKKDGYTQISNIFNETATNEKAHAKIWFKLVHGVGDTKANLADAASGENEEWTSMYPEFARVAREEGFDKIARLFDAVGKIEKEHDARYKLLLQKVDEGTVFARDEKIIWQCLNCGYVCESPKAPMKCPVCDHPQSFFQQLVQNY
- a CDS encoding NAD(P)-dependent oxidoreductase; the protein is MKKIGFIGLGIMGAAMAGHLMDAGYELSVYNRTKSKADALLARGAKYCSSPGACARGQDVVITIVGYPKDVEEIYLGADGILENLASGAYTVDMTTSSPALAERIYREAQQRGIAALDAPVTGGDMGARNATLNILVGGDEDAFHAMRPVFAAMGKNIVYEGAAGAGQKTKAANQIAIAGTLAGACEAFAYARAAGLDIEKVYASISGGAAASFQMSNMIRMALDGNFNPGFMIKHFVKDMTIGAETSKEYGIDLPVLEQVLREARALEERGGGTDGTQSLLRYYESF
- a CDS encoding MBL fold metallo-hydrolase RNA specificity domain-containing protein, yielding MRLEFLGAAHVVTGSCYLLHVGDHRYLVDCGMYQGTRRLREMNYEDFPFNPAEIEAVFLTHAHIDHCGRIPRLVREGFRGKVYATRSTCDLVRIMLPDSAHIQESDAELFNRKNARRSEAPITPLYTQADAFAALELFEPVAYQSTLQVDDLRLTFRDAGHILGSAILEIVVEEHGQETKLVFSGDLGQPNQPILRDPEAITGADFLFVESTYGDRIHRDYDKETALLEVIRDTMDRGGNVIIPSFAVGRTQTLLYYFYNLWKAGRLDGDIPIIIDSPLAIQATRVFLKNYEDFDEDTIAFFGEQGTIPAFPQVRIAETAAESRALNSAEGSAIILSASGMADAGRVLHHLKHNLWRPESTILFVGYQAEGSLGRRLVDGIKRVRVLGEEIAVKAQIQVLEGFSAHADAVQIVDWMRSIRSPSPAKVFLVHGEGQAQEALKERIQEELGWEVYAPFLGDIVTMQGRSANLIHSNIPSVSVEAEMEDVMRDFDAEYRQLRKAIIRTVIRQPKLMEPIIRTMQKARNYFKKLAAPYNI
- a CDS encoding thiamine phosphate synthase; the protein is MRNKFDLSAYLVIGPENTGGRPVARVIAEALHAGFTFVQIRAKHADAREVIDLTRAAADVIAAQEKSDTVALVINDRLDAVLAAREQGIKADGVHVGQTDIPPDVCRTYLGRDAIVGLSARTAELLDYVSGCDTACIDYFGAGPLHATPTKPEAGRTATGKIVTRSFEELAQLHRVSPVPVVVGGGVKTGDLPALKATGVEGFFVISAVAGAEHPYAAAAEMVRIWRGR